The DNA window aaaatttagtttctaattttattttatttatttttttaaatcttttattttCCTATTTTATTTCTAGTTTCCACATTCCTATCATTTAAATTctaatttctattttttaattctattttatttctttaaaaaaatgtagtttCGTATATCATATAATTATcgtataaaaatgaaaataattttgcatTTCTAATCTGAAAAaggtatatattatttttttaaatgtattattttctagTTTCTACATTTGTCATGTTAATtctaatttctaattaaaaaaaatttcatattTCTACATTACTATCACTTTAATTCCAATttctaatttcatttttttaaatgtaactttttctcattttatttctaAATTCTATATTCTTGTcattttaattctaattttattttaaaattctaatttTGATTCTAAATTCATTTACTTTTTAGAAATGTAAATGTTAATCTAATCTAAGCTTCTacatttttgtcatttaattATAATTTCTCTAATTCTAATTTCTTTTCCATATTTCTACATTTCTATCACTTTAATTCcaatttctaattttatttctaaTTTCTAATTTTGATTctaatttcattttgttttttagaaatttaaccttttttattttatttctagcattctacttttgtcattttaattctaatttctaatttaaattttttcataTTTCTATCACTTTAATTCTAGTTTCTAAATTTATATCGTTTTAATTccaatttctaataataataataataaaaaaaaacttttttctaattttatttctatttatttgaattctaatttctttttaatttctACATTCTACACCATTAAATCCCACTATATGCAGAGAAATccttaaaatgttttcctcaagaaacataattccTTCACGAcggaagaaagacagacatgaacatcttggatgaagaGGAGCTGaaaacattatctgtacattttgattctgaaagtgaacttctcctttaaaggataTCGTACGAggcttttgtgattttttttttttaaactgtgccAAACTCACGATCAGGTCGTAGTTAACTGCTGAAGACGTGACCTCCGCAAACCATTCCTTTTATCGTGTCTTATAtcgttttatttttctattttgtaCCAAATCACGGCTCACATCCGATGGATCCAACTTCTTTTTTACGACGTAAACTCATCTTTTTGATATGATTGTTTTGGTTCCCATGTGCCAGGATGCTCATTTTTCTATGCAAATGCtgttctgttgttttgttttacgGTGTTTTTGTCTTTGTCTTAGGACGCATTATTATGATGAATCTAAAAAGGGAAGATGGAAACTCGACTGAATCACTTTTAGGTCAAAACGAACACAGGTCACACGGAGTATCTACTGTCATACGGCAAACCGCTGTTTTTCTCATgtagcgagtgtgtgtgtgtgtgtgtgtgtgtgtgtgtgtgtgtgtgtgtgtgtgtgtgtacgtctCAGATACTCGTCTATGTGCAACTTTGTTTTTTTAgagaaaaaataaagtatttaaatCATTGCAATGGACTGTCTTTTATTACATAATGCAGAAAAAATGATTCATACAGGGCATTCTGGGTCATGAAATATTAGTGTTTTGCGAAATGCATGACTAAATTTTAACAGGAATGTGTGAGAAATATCGATTTACCCTGAGCGGCTCATCTGGAGCTCTGGGATTGTTTGTGATGAATATCTTCCAGCTCAGAGAGAACCTGACaattcagaaaaatatatatattaaaaagaagaaaaagtcaTACTCATGGCTTTTTTAAATACCAAATTTATACATACTTATGACTTAATAAATATTAAGCACTATAGCttcctaaaaaacaaaaacagattttttttatacatatatagagaatatatacattatataatataaataatttatacataaattaaaaaaattgtaaaatatctttatatattttttataatgattttataaaatactttaatataaaataatataagaaataatatgaaaaatatagaaatgttaaaattaaattaaaataagcaATAAATTATAATCTGAAATCTTACAAATAAATATAGATatgaaaatgttaattttaagatTTTAGAAAACATTTTCTGACTTTATtggtttccttaaaaaaaaaaaactagatttttaaatattaaatttgtatatattatataatacaacaaataatttatacataacatttaataaatattaaaaattctaaaatatatttttaataccaGTTTTTTAGatgtcatattaaaaaaaaaatacgaaAGAAAAACAGCTTTCAAGTGTCACAATTATGTAAGTATGATTTATGTGTTTTATAGTAAAAAGAAACTTAtttacttaatatatatatatatatatatatatatatatatatatatatgttatttaagtatcAATTTAAATGTagcataaataatatatatatatattatttatgctACATTTAAATTGATACTTAAATAACTATATTAATAAACTATATtaattaagtatatatatatatatatatatatatatatatatatatatatatatatatatatatatcatatttttatatattacataataCAACTAAACATGTATAcataacatttaataaatattaaaaattctaaaatatctttatatatatatatataattttttatattttttaattattttataaaacactttaatataaaataatacataaaatgttgaaatgtcaaaataaaaataaaagataagtTAAAGTTAAGTTAAATTTAAGTATTTAGAAAACTAGCAAATTAGTTTATGAACTGAAGCACTCtctttaataaatatttgtaaaatattattatcctCAAGTTAAATTAATGGGAATATCGATGATAGTagattaaatcacacacacacacacacctctgtgATCGCGGgtcttttgtttttcttctcacaGAGACACTGAGACGCCACGTCATACATCCTCTCCACCTCCTCCATCCGCCATCCCTCCATCTTCGCATCGATGAACTCCTCCAGAGAGATCTCCTCATCATCGATCTCGTCCTTCATCTccatctgaaacacacacacacacacacacacacacacacacacacacacacacacacacacacacacacacacacacacacacacacacacacacacaggtcagACGCTCTGGGACGAACgtgtatggcaagccattttagcctaaaatatactaagcgttactcctCGTaagtgcatttttactagtagcaATTCaattctataattcaatttttactagtcatatgtctccattgacttccattcatttttaattacagagctctacaactgaatttctactagtaataattccaatcacagagctctctaattcagtttttactagtaacaattctggTTAGAGAgttctctaatttaattattactagtaaaaatgcaattacagagctctacaattaaatttttactagttaaaaaacactaatatggcaagccgttttagcctaaaataatcTAAGCGTTACTcgttgtaattgcatttttattagtaaaaattaaattagagagctctctgatTTAATTCTTACtggtaacaattacaattagagagctctacaaatgaatttttactagtcatatgtctccattgacttccattcatttttaattagagctctacaattgaattattactagtaacaattacaattagagagctctctaattcagtttttactagtaacaattctgattagagagctctctaatttaattattactagtaaaaatgcaattacaaagCTCTACTTTAATTTTTACttataaaaaacacattaaagatatgtttaattgcagagctctttaattgaattaaagaggtctctaattcagttcttactagtaattgaattagagagctctctaattgtaattcttactagtaaaaattatgttgtagagctctgtaattaaaaataaatgtcaatgagacatatgactagtaaaaattaatttgtagagctctgtaatttgaATTGCtaatagtaaaaatgcaattacgacgattaacgcttagtatattttaggctaaaatggcttgccatagtcaatggagacatatgactagtaaaaatgtatttgtaaagcttgctaattgtaattgtaacaaGTAAAAATTTAAGTATAGAGCtttgtaattgaaattgttactagtacgcttagtatattttaggctaaaagtGCTTGCCAtatttattactagtaaaaaattgATTTATAGATCTCTCTAATTAAATTGTTACTTGTAAAAATGCCTTTACGACGattaacgcttagtatattttaggctaaaatggcttgccataattgttactagtaggaattgatttatagagctctctaattaaattgttacttgtaaaaaaaaattgtacaacgactaacgcttagtatattttaggctaaaacggcttgccataattgTTAGTAATAGGAATTGatttatagagctctctaattaaattgttacttataaaaaaaaaattgtacaacgACTAAcgtttagtatattttaggctaaaacggcttgccataattgTTAGTaataggaattgaattatagagatctctaattaaattgttacttgtaaaaatgcatttacaacaACTAGCGTTTAGTATATTttatgctaaaacggcttgccataattgTTAGTaataggaattgaattatagagctctctaattaaattgttACTTATAAACAAATTGTACAACAactaacgcttagtatattttaggctaaaatggcttgccataattgttactagtaggaattgtattatagagctctctaattaaattgttACTTGTAAACAAATTGTACAACAactaacgcttagtatattttaggctaaaatggcttgccataattgttactagtaggaattgtattatagagctctctaattaaattgttACTTGTAAACAAATTGTACAACAactaacgcttagtatattttaggctaaaatggcttgccataattgttactagtaggaattgaattatagagctatCTAATTAAATTGTTACTTATAAACAAATTGTACAACAactaacgcttagtatattttaggctaaaatggcttgccataattgttactagtaggaattgtattatagagctctctaattaaattgttACTTGTAAACAAATTGTACAACAactaacgcttagtatattttaggctaaaatggcttgccataattgttactagtaggaattgaattatagagctctctaattaaattgttACTTGTAAACAAATTGTACAACAACTAAcgtttagtatattttaggctaaaatggcttgccataattGTTAGTaataggaattgaattatagagctctctaattaaattgttACCTGTAAAAGTGCATTTACGACTAACGCTTAGTagattttaggctaaaacggcctGCCATAGACATGAAGAGTTTAGATGATCTGACTGAATGTTTACAGACCAGCAGTTTGGGATCACGGCTTTCATCCACCGGAGGAAGACCAGACAGGATCTCCAGCAACACCTGCACAATAAACCAACAAACACTTGCTGACCTGTACAGACGTCTGAACATAAATAACTGGTAAACGTTAGCAGGACGAACCACGCCGAAGCTGAAGACGTCAGATTTAGGAGTGATTTCTCCTCTCAGGGCCTCTGGCGCCATGTAGGCCGTCGTACCCACAATCCTCCCCGTCATGACCGTGGAGCACGTCTGATTGGCTGAAGCGCGCGTCAAACCGAAGTCAGAGATTTTTGGAACAAAGTCTTTATCCAAGAGGATGTTCCCGCTGTTAAACAGAAGGAATAATGTTTTGTAGATCTGTTATTAGTGGGTCATGTGACACATCTGGGTTGATCAGAAATGTGGACAAAAGCATGTAGACCTAAAATTGtcaatataatgtatttttaataaaagagAACAACCAAACTAGTATTTACATAGGAATTAAAACTTATCAAAAGAAAAACTGCTTTTGgttttatgaatatttaaaacacctattaaataattaactaaatataatacaataaaattaatctTAAGACTGTAGATGTTAAAGTttgcgtgtatatatatatatatatatatatatatatatatacacacacatttacttattttttttaaaagctgtATTTCAAAAGAATACACTTTTGGTTTTatgaatataaaaaatttaaataaattatataataacattatttataaactataaaattaaaattaattttaagtaCAACTTTAAATATAATGGTTAAGTGaagtatattaattattattaactatataatataatatatcttatatttatacacacacacacacacacacacatatatacatatatacagtatatatatatatatatatatatatatatatatatatatatatatatatatatatatataatttgtgagTTTAACTTTTTTGTAAGACACCCAAAACCAAACTGACATAAGCATTAAAATCTTTCAAAAGAAATACAGCTTTCAAGTGTCAATTTTATGTACACTTTTGCTTTTATGAATATTAAAAACCtacgaaataaataaataactatatatcacgattttcttgaacagtattgcgatttcgattttaatcacgattttgacacagacatgttttacagtgtgaatctaaaacatttttaaaggaaaacaattagatctttatcaaaggcctgtaacatgtctctaaaacagaaggcgggaaaaaaaatcacctagcaggtgaaaaaaagttagagcaccaaaaaaaaaaaaaaaaatgtaggcgcacccaatttctttttagtaatgcactgatcttgattcttcatggctgattctgactgcagatgtttgacaagcacatgatcaaagtaggctactctttcaatattcaaagtgcaaatagagaccgaatttttcaagcatgatacagaactaTAGACANNNNNNNNNNNNNNNNNNNNNNNNNNNNNNNNNNNNNNNNNNNNNNNNNNNNNNNNNNNNNNNNNNNNNNNNNNNNNNNNNNNNNNNNNNNNNNNNNNNNNNNNNNNNNNNNNNNNNNNNNNNNNNNNNNNNNNNNNNNNNNNNNNNNNNNNNNNNNNNNNNNNNNNNNNNNNNNNNNNNNNNNNNNNNNNNNNNNNNNNNNNNNNNNNNNNNNNNNNNNNNNNNNNNNNNNNNNNNNNNNNNNNNNNNNNNNNNNNNNNNNNNNNNNNNNNNNNNNNNNNNNNNNNNNNNNNNNNNNNNNNNNNNNNNNNNNNNNNNNNNNNNNNNNNNNNNNNNNNNNNNNNNNNNNNNNNNNNNNNNNNNNNNNNNNNNNNNNNNNNNNNNNNNNNNNNNNNNNNNNNNNNNNNNNNNNNNNNNNNNNNNNNNNNNNNNNNNNNNNNNNNNNNNNNNNNNNNNNNNNNNNNNNNNNNNNNNNNNNNNNNNNNNNNNNNNNNNNNNNNAGTGTTGCACTGGAAGCCATGAATGTAAACACAACCAATCCACAGAAATAGAGATGTTTGTATTTATATCATGCTGGGGTTTCTATTTCTGTTTATAAGCTGATTTCACAATCCCCAGTCCAAAATAATAAATGGttttctacatttattattattatttcagatttcactcaataaaattcaataaacattTACAGCAGACATTTCTATTTTTGAaagaacatatatatatataatgtatatgtatatggcTTGGCTATATTATTTTAGATTATATTGTATGATTTGGAAATGATTCAGTATCTTCTGATCTGATTTAGAAAGTAGATTCAGAGTAAAAATTTGTAGATTTATACATAGTCTATATAGTTTAATTTATTACTTCaactaataaattaattaataaataaaataagtgtgTAAACacatatgtataaatataaatgatttaaaaatatgaaatattatatatatatatatatatagtatacataatgttagtattaaatatatatttaaatattaaattgtgtgtatatatttatttatattttaattattttaatatatacaatttaatatttatatattttaaatttatatttaattttatatatatatatatatatatatatatatatatatatatataattattgatgaataaaatataattcagTATTCaattgtgtgtatgtatatataaataatatattataattaaatacatacacacacacacacacacacacatatatatatatatatatatatataattaaataataatttgtgcatacacaatttaatatttaattattcaattatattttctttatatttcaattatatacatttaatctaaataaatagctattacaaaagaataaaatatcaataaataaaatatacttaaatttgAAATTGTATGTGTATTaaatattcaattatttattatttatatttttattatttaagtatatatatatatatatatatatatatatatatatatatatatatatatatatatatatatatatatatatattcaaactaaataaatatctattataaaaaataaaaaattgataaataaaatataatttaatattcaattgtgtgtatgtgtgtgtatatatataaattaatatattataattaaatacatatatatgtatataggtcAAAGACgttatgaaatttacaaaagtgattctATGTTCATAGGAagaacattaaatgtaagtaaagtgtctacttttaatgtttcaaatacgtttttgcagaaaaaatgtcaaaatttggttgaaataatgttacattgtcatttagagtaacaatatttatgtaaaaattcaaacaacatgcttattttgacatattaaaatatataaaagagtaAGGGAGCATATTCAATCTTACTGTGttttcttactgacaaatgggaaaaatctaggatagtggcacattttaacatgtagaattacaactaattagtatttgggtgaaagtaatttgcctttaatatgtcataaattgattttagttgtaaatatgcctgaccagtttgacactgaatgacatttcagtgggtgtcttctgtaaattagggaaataatgtatgatatttattttttgttcagaaaaatctaaacaaaaatgcaattaaattaaacagaaaactttatcattttttttaaacaataatttaaagcagtgttGCACTTattgttttatgcttaaacccttttttgtctttgagACACACCTCAAGGTGGAGTTCAATGTGTCCAGCAGCACATGGTTTGTGAGCAGCAGTGTGTTATTCCAGAAGGCTTGCGTCATCACACATGCTCATGTCAGATATTTCGGGCCGTTGGTTTGaacattaattaatttgtgtgaCATGCCTATCTTTACCGGATCTAGTCCAAATTTAAACAGAAATGCATTAAATCCTGCTTTCAGTAACATGTAGATCATGTCCAGGTTGtatttcacacatacacacacacaacgtTTATAGTTGTAAATATACACTGTAAGAAACTAAAATCTGTAGAAAGACAGGTCATTTTATGCACAATTTCTTTAAGCAATGCAAATACAAAAAATGCATAAGTCACATAAAACACATGTAAAAACaatcaatttatatatattaaaagtgaaattaaagtgaagaaaaattatatatatatatatatatatatatatatatatacactaggttttattttttatttttagaatttgttttaactttaatttaattagttaaaggtttagtaattttgttatgtgtttttgtcatttgtattagttGTTCTaatgtgtatatgttttttttatttaataaatgttcTAATTGTTAGttgtattgtatttgttttaaaatgttttaatgtctatataatataattttgttatgtgtttttgtcatttatattagttgttttaatgtctatataattgtgattatttatttatttatttattttgtaataaatgtaaagcattttcTTATTGttggtattattttattattttaaatgaaatttttattttaaaataattaaaaataaaacatagttatatatatgtgtgtgtgtgtgtgtgtgtgtgtgtgtgtgtgtgtgtgtgtgtgtgtgtgtgtgtgtgtgtgtgtgtgtgttctaattgttagttttattgtatttgttttaaaatgaatgaaaatgagaaatattgcctTGACCAATTTACTTCaaatgaaatacatttaaaaaaaaattaagttttgatgatcttaaaaaaagaaaataagttttagtcattttgttatgtgttATGTGCTATataattttgattatttatttattttttgtaataaatgtaaaacattttctTATTGttggtattattttattattttaaatgaaaatgagaaatattgcctTGGCCACTTGTTAAAATAAatcgcaaatggcggatggcgaagtatgattccggaccgcaagatgcgtccatgcg is part of the Garra rufa chromosome 25, GarRuf1.0, whole genome shotgun sequence genome and encodes:
- the LOC141302184 gene encoding interleukin-1 receptor-associated kinase 4-like, yielding MTQAFWNNTLLLTNHVLLDTLNSTLSGNILLDKDFVPKISDFGLTRASANQTCSTVMTGRIVGTTAYMAPEALRGEITPKSDVFSFGVVLLEILSGLPPVDESRDPKLLMEMKDEIDDEEISLEEFIDAKMEGWRMEEVERMYDVASQCLCEKKNKRPAITEVLSELEDIHHKQSQSSR